From the genome of Phytohabitans rumicis, one region includes:
- a CDS encoding ABC transporter permease — protein MIAYILRRLGAGLVLALLVTLITFLMLSLSFGDVVRTILGQSATPESVEAMTKQLGYDRPVLVQYGDWLLGLLRGDLGSSVYTSLPVASSVLQRLGVTLSIIVPALIITVLLSILLGVWAASRGGVADRIAQGLSLVGYIVPGLLLAIGLVYVFAVRAKVLPATGYTPLAEDPAAWLRSIAIPVVVLVIGSVANMAAQVRGRMIDELRRDYVRTLRTRGISTTSIVVKHALRNAASPALTVLSLEFIQMFGSALIIENVFALPGYGSYAFNASLQGDIPVIMGITIFGVLLVTVVNLGTDLANGWLNPKARVH, from the coding sequence ATGATTGCCTACATCCTGCGCAGACTCGGCGCCGGCCTCGTCCTCGCGCTACTGGTAACGCTCATCACCTTCCTGATGCTGAGCCTGTCGTTCGGGGATGTCGTCAGGACGATCCTTGGCCAGTCGGCGACGCCCGAGTCGGTCGAGGCCATGACGAAGCAGCTCGGCTATGACCGGCCGGTGCTGGTCCAGTACGGCGACTGGTTGCTGGGCCTGCTCCGTGGCGACCTCGGAAGCTCGGTCTACACCTCGCTCCCGGTCGCCTCATCCGTGCTCCAGCGGCTTGGCGTGACGCTGTCGATCATCGTCCCCGCCTTGATCATCACCGTCTTGCTGAGCATCCTGCTCGGCGTGTGGGCCGCTTCGCGCGGCGGTGTCGCCGACCGCATCGCGCAGGGCCTCTCGCTCGTGGGCTACATCGTCCCGGGCCTGCTGCTGGCGATCGGGCTGGTCTATGTCTTCGCGGTACGGGCGAAGGTGCTGCCGGCGACGGGGTACACACCGCTCGCCGAGGACCCGGCGGCGTGGCTGCGCAGCATCGCGATCCCGGTGGTCGTGCTGGTCATCGGGAGCGTCGCGAACATGGCGGCGCAGGTGCGCGGCCGCATGATCGACGAGCTGCGCCGCGACTACGTACGCACCCTGCGGACCCGCGGCATCTCCACCACGTCGATCGTCGTCAAACACGCCCTGCGCAACGCCGCGAGCCCCGCGCTCACGGTCCTGTCGCTGGAGTTCATCCAGATGTTCGGCAGCGCGCTCATCATCGAGAACGTCTTCGCGCTGCCCGGCTACGGCAGCTACGCGTTCAACGCGTCCCTGCAGGGCGACATCCCCGTCATCATGGGCATCACGATCTTCGGTGTGCTGCTCGTGACCGTCGTCAACCTCGGCACCGACCTGGCCAACGGCTGGCTCAACCCGAAGGCGAGAGTCCATTGA
- a CDS encoding ABC transporter substrate-binding protein gives MSHIPLRRRARRPVALIAAAATAMALGACSADGQEPTAARHDLAVAVVTPPNSLDPAQLADGQQMFVWGSILDTLLYKENKTGELKPNAAESWEYNEDGTKLTLKIRKGMTFSSGRPVNAQAVVATMRRTMSTPGVLKIKYEAVKLVTAVDDSTVLVEFSRFDPQFVPNLTLGAGAIGDPDTLADKRTATDPVGSGPYTLDTAATVPGAKYVLKKRNDYWNASAYPFTTLTVRVLQDPTASFNALQAGEINAATVQTQLLGRLDKNAFTINKIEAQAIMYVDILDRKGEKWPALGDVRVRQAINYAIDREGILKGLLQGNGKVTNQTFSPFGKVYDASLNSTYPHDPARGKALVQEAGYAGTKFKIPSTFLSTSFEASISQAFNDIGLGLEWVSVPPQQAQTAHLSGDYPLSFQITGFNSDPGDANLHYGPDGYANPRHYKDATTDKLFGAINTTVDFDKALPAYKQLNEYAVRQAFEAPIVFTGGTWATGKGIVMLDDGKAPSTTRLFGLA, from the coding sequence ATGTCGCACATCCCCCTACGCCGCCGTGCGCGCCGCCCGGTCGCGCTCATCGCGGCGGCGGCTACCGCTATGGCGCTGGGCGCGTGCTCGGCGGACGGTCAGGAACCCACCGCCGCCAGGCATGACCTCGCCGTCGCCGTCGTCACTCCCCCGAACTCGCTCGATCCAGCCCAGCTCGCCGACGGCCAGCAGATGTTCGTGTGGGGGTCGATTCTCGACACCCTGCTGTACAAGGAGAACAAGACCGGCGAGCTCAAGCCCAACGCGGCCGAGAGCTGGGAGTACAACGAGGACGGCACCAAGCTGACCCTCAAGATCCGCAAGGGCATGACGTTCAGCAGCGGTCGTCCGGTCAACGCCCAGGCCGTCGTGGCGACGATGCGGCGCACGATGAGCACGCCCGGCGTCTTAAAGATCAAATATGAAGCGGTGAAGTTGGTGACCGCTGTCGACGACAGCACCGTGCTCGTCGAGTTCAGCCGCTTCGACCCGCAGTTCGTGCCAAACCTGACGCTCGGCGCGGGTGCGATCGGCGATCCGGACACCCTCGCTGACAAGCGCACCGCGACCGATCCGGTCGGTTCCGGACCGTACACACTGGACACCGCCGCGACCGTGCCGGGGGCGAAGTACGTGTTGAAGAAGCGCAACGACTACTGGAACGCCAGCGCCTATCCGTTCACGACCCTCACGGTGCGGGTGCTGCAGGACCCGACGGCGTCGTTCAACGCGCTCCAGGCCGGCGAGATCAACGCCGCGACGGTCCAGACCCAGCTGCTCGGGCGACTCGACAAGAACGCCTTCACGATCAACAAGATCGAGGCGCAAGCAATCATGTACGTCGACATCCTCGACCGCAAGGGCGAGAAGTGGCCGGCGCTCGGTGACGTGCGGGTGCGCCAGGCGATCAACTACGCCATCGACCGCGAGGGGATCCTGAAGGGCCTCCTTCAGGGCAACGGCAAGGTCACCAACCAGACCTTCAGCCCGTTCGGGAAGGTCTACGACGCGTCGCTTAACAGCACGTATCCGCATGATCCCGCTCGCGGTAAGGCACTCGTGCAGGAGGCGGGATACGCGGGCACGAAGTTCAAGATCCCGAGCACCTTCCTGTCGACGTCGTTCGAGGCCAGCATCTCGCAGGCGTTCAACGACATCGGTCTGGGGCTGGAATGGGTGTCGGTGCCGCCGCAGCAGGCGCAGACGGCGCATCTGTCCGGCGACTATCCCCTGTCGTTCCAGATCACCGGCTTCAACTCCGACCCGGGCGACGCCAACCTGCATTACGGGCCCGACGGCTACGCCAACCCGCGTCACTACAAGGACGCCACCACCGACAAGCTCTTCGGCGCCATCAACACGACGGTCGACTTCGACAAGGCGCTGCCGGCCTACAAGCAGCTCAATGAGTACGCCGTCAGGCAGGCATTCGAGGCCCCGATCGTCTTCACCGGTGGGACGTGGGCGACCGGCAAGGGAATCGTGATGCTCGACGACGGCAAGGCCCCGTCGACCACGAGGCTGTTCGGCCTCGCCTAG
- a CDS encoding LacI family DNA-binding transcriptional regulator, translating to MNQEQARSARRGNGSRKPAATIYDIARHLGLSPSTVSRALNKPGRINATTEQRIREAAAELNYRINPMARALPTGRTNTLGLILTDITNPVYFPLVRGAERIAAAEGYTLVLAESQESGALEAESAQRLLQSIDGLVLVASRLADEQIEALADAKPLVLVNRVVAGVPGVVPDVVPGIRDALDHLASLGHTSLAFLSGPSASWMSRLRWETLLDEAPRRGMTVVEIGPGVPTLDGGEQGLRRVQASGVTAVIAYNDLMAIGLLRACRSAGIDVPSRLSIIGFDDIFGSDFTSPPITTIRTPLDLAGEEAVHQILAALGDDDVPEPRHVRAEFVRRESTAAPVR from the coding sequence GTGAATCAGGAGCAGGCTCGCTCCGCACGACGCGGAAATGGCAGCCGGAAGCCGGCGGCCACGATCTACGACATCGCCCGGCACCTCGGCCTCAGTCCCTCGACCGTCTCGCGCGCGCTCAACAAGCCCGGACGGATCAACGCCACGACCGAACAACGCATCCGGGAAGCCGCGGCCGAGCTGAACTACCGGATCAACCCGATGGCCCGGGCGCTGCCCACTGGGCGCACGAACACCCTGGGACTGATCCTCACCGACATCACCAACCCGGTGTACTTCCCCTTGGTACGCGGCGCCGAGCGGATCGCGGCCGCGGAGGGCTACACGCTCGTGCTCGCCGAGTCGCAGGAGTCCGGCGCGCTGGAAGCGGAGAGCGCGCAACGGCTACTCCAGTCCATCGACGGGCTCGTCCTGGTCGCCTCCCGTCTCGCCGACGAGCAGATCGAGGCGCTCGCGGACGCCAAGCCACTCGTGCTGGTCAACCGGGTGGTCGCGGGTGTGCCCGGGGTGGTACCCGACGTGGTGCCGGGCATTCGGGACGCGCTCGACCACCTAGCCTCCCTCGGCCACACCTCGCTCGCGTTCCTCTCCGGGCCGAGCGCGTCGTGGATGAGTCGGCTGCGCTGGGAGACGCTGCTCGACGAGGCGCCACGCCGCGGCATGACAGTCGTCGAGATCGGCCCGGGCGTACCGACACTCGACGGCGGAGAGCAAGGACTGCGACGGGTCCAGGCGTCCGGCGTCACTGCGGTCATCGCGTACAACGACCTGATGGCGATCGGCCTACTCCGCGCCTGCCGCTCCGCGGGCATCGACGTGCCATCGCGGCTCAGCATCATCGGCTTCGACGACATCTTCGGCTCCGACTTCACCTCGCCGCCGATCACGACCATCCGTACGCCGCTCGACCTCGCGGGTGAGGAGGCGGTGCACCAGATTCTGGCCGCCCTCGGCGACGACGACGTCCCGGAGCCACGGCACGTCCGTGCGGAGTTCGTGCGGCGGGAGTCCACGGCGGCGCCGGTCCGCTGA
- a CDS encoding IS3 family transposase (programmed frameshift) codes for MPAPHPAEFRRRAVELARRREKPVAELAKSLGISESCLRNWMSQADVEEGHREGLTGAEREELRVLRRQVRVLEMEKEILGKSRGLLRPTERSATPMIYRFIEVEKATYPITLLCRTLGVSRSGFHEWRTNGPSGRDLDDAYLTNAIIDIHADSRGSYGSPRVHAELRLGHKIHCGRKRVERLMRDAGLQGIHRRRLHGCTVRDPEAAPADDLVARKFTAEQPNQLWVADITQQMTWQGWLYLAVVLDVYSRRVVGWAIGDHMRAELVCDALDMATWTRRPTDGTVIHHSDHGAQYTSYIFGKRLRDAGILASMGSIGDCYDNAMAEAFFASLQTELLDRHTWRTRDDLANAIFEWINAWYNPTRRHSALGYLSPVQYEQTHHTPAQRAA; via the exons ATGCCCGCACCACATCCTGCGGAGTTCCGCCGTCGTGCGGTGGAACTGGCGCGCCGGCGTGAGAAGCCGGTGGCCGAGCTGGCCAAGAGTTTGGGGATCTCCGAGTCGTGCCTGCGGAACTGGATGTCCCAGGCCGACGTCGAGGAAGGGCACCGTGAGGGCCTGACCGGCGCTGAACGCGAGGAGCTTCGTGTGCTGCGCCGTCAGGTTCGGGTGCTGGAGATGGAAAAGGAGATCTTGG GTAAAAGCCGCGGCCTTCTTCGCCCAACAGAACGTTCTGCCACCCCGATGATCTACCGGTTCATCGAGGTGGAGAAGGCCACCTACCCGATCACCCTGCTGTGCCGCACCCTGGGCGTGTCCCGTTCCGGGTTCCACGAGTGGCGCACCAACGGCCCCTCCGGCCGCGATCTGGACGACGCCTATCTGACCAATGCGATCATCGACATCCACGCCGACTCTCGCGGCAGCTACGGCTCGCCGCGGGTACACGCCGAACTACGGCTCGGCCACAAAATCCACTGTGGACGTAAACGGGTCGAGCGGCTAATGAGAGACGCTGGCCTGCAAGGCATCCACCGCCGCCGGCTCCACGGCTGCACCGTCCGCGACCCCGAGGCGGCACCCGCCGACGACCTGGTCGCACGCAAGTTCACCGCCGAGCAACCCAACCAGCTCTGGGTCGCCGACATCACCCAGCAGATGACCTGGCAGGGCTGGCTTTACCTCGCCGTCGTCCTGGACGTGTACTCCCGCCGCGTGGTGGGCTGGGCCATCGGCGACCACATGCGAGCCGAATTGGTCTGCGACGCCCTGGACATGGCCACCTGGACCCGCCGACCCACCGACGGCACCGTGATCCACCACAGCGACCACGGCGCCCAGTACACCTCCTACATCTTCGGCAAACGGCTCCGCGACGCCGGGATCCTCGCCTCCATGGGCAGCATCGGCGACTGCTACGACAACGCCATGGCCGAAGCGTTCTTCGCCAGCCTGCAAACCGAACTGTTGGACCGGCACACCTGGCGCACCCGCGACGACCTCGCCAACGCCATCTTCGAGTGGATCAACGCCTGGTACAACCCGACCCGGCGACACTCCGCCCTGGGCTACCTCAGCCCCGTACAGTACGAACAAACCCACCACACGCCCGCTCAACGAGCAGCGTGA
- a CDS encoding LamG-like jellyroll fold domain-containing protein, whose protein sequence is MLASLLVAPERAWAAPREPSELGVPVLVDESAALARAASSNRRVEVETLRDEYSLTFARPDGSFVTEASLRPQRVRRADGSWVGVDTTLRRNADGSVSPVASTLDVRFSAGGSGPFAVMRDGARQVGLRWPQPLPAPVLSGDTATYRDVLPGVDLRVRADVDAFTHLLVIRSAKAARNTALARVALTTELSGVSLRTEAGTGVVSAVDGSGAVVFEGPTPSMWDSRGAQPGQSPAARSAAGKVPDGGVAAPPVEPRTATVAAEVSAGQLTLVPDAGMLADPATVFPVFVDPTWTQKTVNRSAWSVLRWSEASKSFYKASSVNSSDANYGMMRAGFSDWESPTVKDRSLFAFDIAPYKFKHIYKATMSLTQMWSGAGCSYAGTARTELRWLKQAFGPSTTWNTGWNTSGSGWGEVLATSDVIRRNGYSCSPSKVEFNVTGKVAQLAASGTGVLNVGLRAKSESDRFQWKRFKSDAALSIHYNTKPNAARDLKVAAKGCATGTARPFVTTNAPTFTATASDPDSGQQALTTRFYYWKQGQARNTAIYVQGTSANPAPVTSGPVSTTDAVKKLVENTVYVYQAYTFDNVNDGTWSGTCEFHTDFLPPNPASDITSTDGLYPEYNPANPNQPGSGGVGFAGGFRIHPPTTMPEDVVYYRWTIDQGVSPGNANKVTPDASKNAYISVRPRRDGVHTLTVWAEDRAERPSTPIEYKFKVASGSGPATEWNFDDATNRGLDDTGHGNTLTLSSAGTTTGRGGEGTALSLTSATAHALTTGPVTQPHPTTGAPAALRTDSTFTVAAWVRLASPSAGAGQTAVAADGATNSAFTLSYTSAQSGRWRFVMVSTDTSGSGTATVLSDSTAVLGKWTHLAGTFDAATKTLRLYVNGVQQSGSAVLSGGFHATGPVTIGRSRWTALNVDYLKGAIDDVRMYNFIPSPAAIKDLARPVKPQVAFTTATVTVGSPAQVTFNAGGDTNITKFKYSIGTDTLNLTADPATPGGTTTPPVAIPTTQTGQLRVWVAAFNQADNLLGESVSATIQVEAATVGLSGRTFDQARQPLAGATVILEPPGLTVTSGADGAFAFTGLTPGTYVVAASHGGGCGLSASTEVKIPDDGDPELFLVPPVDSYGYGCQVDARAFTPADDTVLQALAGADNAVTQVSLPFEFPFYGDVFDTVWVDTNGLLTFTEPGGSTPGRSMTIPAASAPNGLVAAFWDDLVVDGSASVRTASIDDADGRWFVVEWRNVHRAGNTSERITVEVMLHEAGFIFLNYAGLSATSDAERGSEATVGIESPGGTVGLQYSFLQPVLADGSAVVFLPPQIMANPIQMVTLAGTVTDAGTGSPQAGTAVTLEPAGISVTADAAGGYAFADIEAGSYTVSAVKGNHCGKVLNLDVDVYETADVDLPLRPLSDAYGNMCQAGPAAFTPANGTVLPLSGDDGKTQVTVPFPISLYGQSYTTAWVDIDGLVAFAPYTGIPWQATELPSLQEQTKPNAAVYAFWDDWVVDASASIRTTTLGTAPHRQFIVEWRNVHNWWEPTARVSFEAVFHEGGDIQVAWNDIDPGVAREQGAAGAVAIENADGTFALVHSYQQPVIASGQGVRFTPGPAPIGDITGTVTYAGTPAAGVSVKVAGLTATTAADGSYLFGDVPGGPYTVLATPGTGSGCYGTAAQPVTVSGNATSTVDFDLPASSGTRYTAVEGPRTFVPANDTVLPSSGDDGIQEVTLPFPVALYGQSYPTAWIANDGVIAFEAMTNQPYDPWPLPSEWESSHPNTAVYPFQHDWVLDASASIRTATTGTAPNRRFIVEWRNVYSLADPNARVSFEAVFHEQGDIEIVWDDIDVNFYEQGGEATVGVENADGTQAVQYGYRHPVIADGRGLLLHPVTS, encoded by the coding sequence GTGTTGGCGTCGTTGCTGGTGGCGCCGGAGCGGGCGTGGGCGGCGCCGCGGGAGCCTTCCGAGCTGGGCGTGCCGGTGTTGGTGGACGAGTCGGCGGCGTTGGCGCGAGCCGCGTCCTCGAACCGGCGGGTTGAGGTGGAGACGCTCCGGGATGAGTACAGCTTGACGTTTGCGCGGCCGGACGGTTCGTTTGTGACGGAGGCGAGTCTGCGTCCGCAGCGGGTACGGCGTGCGGATGGTTCGTGGGTCGGGGTGGACACGACGCTTAGGCGGAACGCGGACGGTTCGGTGTCGCCGGTGGCGTCCACGTTGGACGTGCGGTTTTCCGCGGGCGGGTCGGGGCCGTTCGCGGTGATGCGTGATGGTGCCAGGCAGGTGGGGTTGCGGTGGCCGCAGCCGTTGCCGGCGCCGGTGTTGTCCGGTGATACGGCCACCTACCGGGATGTGCTGCCGGGGGTGGATTTGCGGGTGCGCGCGGATGTGGACGCGTTCACGCACCTGTTGGTGATCCGGTCGGCGAAGGCGGCCAGGAATACGGCGTTGGCGCGGGTCGCGTTGACGACGGAGCTGTCCGGGGTGTCGCTGCGTACGGAGGCTGGCACGGGGGTGGTGTCGGCGGTGGACGGTTCGGGTGCGGTGGTGTTCGAGGGGCCGACGCCGTCGATGTGGGACTCGCGGGGCGCCCAGCCGGGGCAGTCGCCGGCGGCGCGGTCGGCGGCGGGCAAGGTCCCGGATGGTGGGGTGGCGGCGCCGCCGGTGGAGCCGCGGACGGCGACGGTGGCCGCGGAGGTGTCGGCAGGCCAGTTGACGTTGGTGCCGGACGCGGGCATGCTCGCGGATCCGGCGACGGTGTTCCCGGTGTTTGTGGATCCGACGTGGACGCAGAAGACGGTGAACAGGTCGGCGTGGTCGGTGCTGCGCTGGTCGGAGGCGTCCAAGTCGTTTTACAAGGCGTCGTCGGTGAACAGTTCGGATGCGAACTACGGGATGATGCGGGCCGGGTTCAGCGACTGGGAGTCCCCGACGGTCAAGGACCGCTCGTTGTTCGCGTTCGATATCGCCCCGTACAAGTTCAAGCACATCTACAAGGCGACGATGTCGCTGACGCAGATGTGGTCCGGCGCCGGTTGCAGCTATGCCGGTACGGCGCGTACGGAGCTGCGGTGGCTCAAGCAGGCGTTCGGCCCGTCGACGACGTGGAACACCGGCTGGAACACGTCGGGTTCGGGGTGGGGGGAGGTGCTGGCGACCTCGGATGTGATCCGCCGTAACGGGTACTCGTGTAGCCCGAGCAAGGTCGAGTTCAACGTGACCGGCAAGGTCGCCCAGCTGGCCGCGTCGGGTACGGGTGTGCTGAATGTGGGGTTGCGGGCCAAGTCCGAGTCGGACAGGTTCCAGTGGAAGCGGTTCAAGAGCGACGCCGCCCTGTCGATCCACTACAACACCAAGCCGAACGCGGCCCGCGACCTGAAGGTGGCCGCCAAAGGGTGCGCGACCGGGACGGCCCGGCCGTTCGTGACCACGAACGCGCCCACGTTCACCGCCACTGCCAGCGACCCGGACAGCGGGCAGCAGGCGTTGACGACCCGGTTCTACTACTGGAAGCAGGGCCAGGCCCGCAACACCGCCATCTACGTGCAGGGCACCTCGGCCAACCCGGCCCCGGTCACGTCGGGTCCGGTCTCGACGACCGATGCGGTCAAGAAGCTGGTGGAGAACACCGTGTACGTGTATCAGGCGTACACGTTCGACAACGTCAACGATGGCACCTGGTCGGGGACGTGCGAGTTCCACACGGACTTCCTGCCGCCGAACCCGGCCTCGGACATCACCTCCACGGATGGGCTGTATCCGGAGTACAACCCGGCCAACCCGAACCAGCCCGGCAGCGGCGGGGTGGGCTTTGCCGGCGGGTTCCGGATCCACCCGCCGACCACCATGCCCGAGGACGTCGTCTACTACCGGTGGACGATCGACCAGGGCGTGTCGCCGGGCAACGCGAACAAGGTGACGCCGGACGCGTCGAAGAACGCCTACATCAGCGTCCGGCCGCGGCGGGACGGGGTGCACACGCTGACGGTCTGGGCGGAGGACCGAGCGGAGCGGCCTTCGACGCCGATCGAGTACAAGTTCAAGGTGGCCTCCGGCTCCGGGCCGGCGACGGAGTGGAATTTCGACGACGCCACCAACCGTGGCCTGGACGACACCGGGCACGGCAACACCCTGACCCTGTCGTCGGCCGGCACCACCACCGGCCGCGGCGGTGAGGGTACGGCGTTGTCGCTGACCAGCGCGACCGCCCACGCTTTGACGACGGGCCCGGTGACCCAGCCGCACCCGACCACGGGTGCCCCGGCAGCGCTGCGCACCGATTCGACGTTCACCGTGGCGGCCTGGGTGCGGCTGGCCTCGCCCTCCGCGGGCGCCGGGCAGACCGCGGTCGCCGCGGACGGCGCCACCAATTCCGCGTTCACGCTCAGCTACACCTCGGCGCAGAGCGGTCGGTGGAGGTTCGTCATGGTCAGCACGGACACATCCGGGTCGGGCACGGCGACGGTGCTGTCCGACTCCACCGCGGTGCTGGGCAAGTGGACCCACCTCGCGGGAACCTTCGACGCCGCTACGAAGACACTCCGGCTGTATGTCAACGGGGTGCAGCAGTCGGGCTCGGCTGTGCTGAGCGGCGGTTTCCACGCCACCGGGCCGGTGACGATCGGCCGGAGCCGGTGGACCGCCCTGAACGTCGACTACCTCAAGGGCGCCATCGACGACGTACGCATGTACAACTTCATCCCGTCCCCGGCCGCGATCAAGGACCTCGCCCGGCCGGTCAAGCCCCAGGTCGCCTTCACCACCGCGACCGTGACGGTGGGCAGCCCGGCGCAGGTCACGTTCAACGCGGGCGGCGACACCAACATCACCAAGTTCAAGTACAGCATCGGCACCGACACCCTGAACCTGACCGCCGACCCCGCCACACCGGGCGGGACGACCACTCCGCCGGTGGCGATTCCGACCACGCAGACCGGACAGCTCAGAGTGTGGGTGGCGGCGTTCAATCAGGCCGACAACCTGCTCGGCGAGTCGGTCTCCGCAACAATCCAGGTCGAGGCCGCCACCGTGGGGCTGTCCGGCCGTACCTTCGACCAAGCTCGGCAGCCGCTGGCTGGGGCCACGGTGATCCTTGAACCGCCGGGCTTGACCGTGACCAGCGGCGCCGACGGGGCGTTCGCGTTCACCGGGCTGACGCCGGGCACGTACGTCGTTGCGGCCTCGCATGGCGGCGGCTGCGGCCTGTCGGCCAGCACCGAGGTGAAGATTCCGGATGACGGGGACCCTGAACTGTTCCTGGTTCCACCCGTGGACAGTTACGGATACGGCTGCCAGGTGGATGCCAGGGCGTTCACTCCAGCCGATGACACCGTGCTGCAAGCCCTGGCCGGCGCCGACAACGCGGTCACGCAGGTGTCGCTGCCCTTCGAGTTCCCGTTCTACGGCGACGTGTTCGACACCGTCTGGGTGGACACCAACGGGTTGTTGACGTTCACGGAGCCGGGCGGCTCCACGCCGGGGCGTTCGATGACGATCCCGGCCGCGTCGGCGCCGAACGGCCTGGTCGCGGCGTTCTGGGATGACCTGGTCGTGGACGGGTCGGCCAGTGTCCGCACCGCCAGCATCGACGATGCTGACGGCCGCTGGTTCGTGGTGGAGTGGCGCAACGTGCACCGCGCCGGCAACACCAGCGAGCGCATCACCGTGGAGGTGATGCTTCACGAGGCCGGCTTCATTTTCCTCAACTACGCCGGTCTGAGCGCCACCAGCGACGCGGAGCGTGGGTCGGAGGCGACAGTCGGGATCGAAAGCCCCGGCGGCACGGTGGGCCTGCAGTACTCGTTCCTGCAACCGGTCCTGGCCGACGGCAGCGCGGTGGTGTTCCTGCCGCCGCAGATCATGGCCAACCCGATCCAGATGGTTACCCTCGCCGGCACGGTGACCGACGCCGGTACCGGCAGCCCCCAGGCGGGCACCGCCGTGACCCTGGAGCCCGCGGGGATCTCCGTCACAGCCGACGCCGCGGGTGGGTACGCGTTCGCTGACATCGAGGCCGGCTCGTACACGGTGTCCGCGGTCAAGGGCAACCACTGCGGCAAGGTCCTCAACCTCGACGTCGATGTCTACGAGACCGCCGACGTGGACCTACCTTTGCGGCCGCTGTCTGATGCGTACGGCAACATGTGCCAGGCCGGGCCGGCCGCATTCACCCCGGCCAACGGCACCGTCCTGCCGCTGTCCGGCGACGACGGCAAGACGCAGGTGACCGTACCGTTCCCGATCTCCCTGTACGGGCAGTCGTACACGACCGCGTGGGTGGACATCGACGGCCTGGTCGCGTTCGCCCCCTACACCGGGATCCCGTGGCAGGCCACCGAGCTGCCCTCGCTGCAGGAGCAGACCAAACCCAACGCCGCTGTCTACGCGTTCTGGGACGACTGGGTCGTCGACGCCTCCGCCAGCATCCGCACCACCACCCTCGGCACCGCACCCCACCGGCAGTTCATCGTCGAGTGGCGCAATGTGCACAACTGGTGGGAACCCACCGCGCGGGTCAGTTTCGAGGCGGTCTTCCACGAGGGCGGCGACATCCAGGTGGCCTGGAACGATATCGACCCCGGCGTCGCACGCGAGCAGGGTGCGGCGGGGGCGGTGGCGATCGAGAACGCCGACGGCACCTTCGCCCTGGTCCACTCTTACCAGCAGCCGGTCATCGCCAGCGGCCAAGGGGTGCGGTTCACGCCGGGGCCGGCGCCGATCGGTGACATCACCGGCACCGTCACCTACGCCGGCACACCAGCGGCGGGGGTGAGCGTGAAGGTTGCCGGGCTGACCGCCACCACCGCAGCCGACGGCAGCTACCTGTTCGGGGACGTGCCGGGAGGCCCGTACACGGTCCTGGCCACCCCGGGGACGGGGAGCGGCTGCTACGGCACGGCCGCCCAGCCGGTGACGGTGTCCGGGAACGCGACGTCCACGGTGGACTTCGACCTACCCGCGTCGTCCGGCACGCGTTACACCGCCGTCGAAGGACCGCGCACGTTCGTGCCGGCCAACGACACCGTGCTGCCCTCCAGCGGCGACGACGGCATCCAGGAGGTGACCCTGCCGTTCCCCGTCGCGCTGTATGGCCAGTCGTACCCGACGGCGTGGATCGCCAACGACGGCGTCATCGCGTTCGAGGCGATGACCAACCAGCCCTACGACCCGTGGCCGCTGCCCTCGGAGTGGGAGAGCAGCCACCCGAACACGGCGGTGTACCCGTTCCAGCACGACTGGGTCCTTGACGCCTCCGCCAGTATCCGCACCGCGACCACCGGGACCGCCCCGAACCGGCGATTCATCGTGGAGTGGCGCAACGTGTACAGCCTGGCCGACCCGAACGCCCGGGTCAGCTTCGAGGCGGTGTTCCACGAGCAGGGCGACATCGAGATCGTGTGGGACGACATCGACGTCAACTTCTACGAACAAGGCGGCGAAGCCACCGTCGGCGTCGAAAACGCCGACGGCACCCAAGCCGTCCAATACGGCTACCGCCATCCCGTGATCGCCGACGGCCGCGGCCTGCTGCTGCACCCCGTCACCAGCTAA
- a CDS encoding sigma factor-like helix-turn-helix DNA-binding protein, producing MSGYIGAHLTRIKCVQCSAVARRAGASLGLQRRPASGNSSSHFPIRSGAPSGPTFRRCHSRPAVPDRHVPCWLRRGSGEMRTPVAAIVWHHSSQLGCRHRRRSSRRARLHQATAPPPSQPDAPHGRRRVAARRSTDAGSGCPLRSWPPSAEHLRIVLRRRRLGSRPTRVALIAALRRPTRDAVLHHLADLPVEEVAAVLGVPVGTVDAGLSRGRRWRCW from the coding sequence ATGTCGGGTTACATCGGCGCGCACTTGACGCGAATCAAGTGCGTCCAATGTTCGGCAGTGGCCCGTCGTGCCGGGGCGTCGCTCGGGCTGCAGCGGCGGCCGGCGAGCGGGAACTCGTCCAGCCACTTTCCGATCCGGTCTGGAGCGCCGAGTGGGCCTACCTTTCGCCGTTGCCACTCTCGCCCGGCGGTACCGGATCGGCACGTCCCCTGCTGGCTGCGGCGCGGATCTGGTGAGATGAGGACGCCGGTGGCAGCGATCGTGTGGCACCACTCGAGCCAGCTTGGCTGCAGGCATCGGCGCCGGTCGTCGCGGCGCGCTCGGCTTCACCAGGCCACGGCCCCGCCACCGTCGCAACCGGACGCTCCGCACGGCCGGCGGAGAGTAGCCGCTCGAAGATCCACCGACGCCGGGAGCGGCTGCCCGCTACGTTCATGGCCACCGTCTGCGGAACATCTCCGGATCGTTCTGCGCAGGAGGCGCCTGGGCTCTCGCCCGACCCGGGTGGCGTTGATTGCCGCCCTGCGCCGCCCGACCCGCGATGCGGTACTGCACCACCTAGCCGACCTGCCCGTTGAGGAGGTGGCAGCCGTACTGGGTGTGCCGGTTGGCACGGTGGATGCGGGCCTGTCCCGCGGGCGGCGCTGGAGGTGCTGGTGA